One Rosa chinensis cultivar Old Blush chromosome 3, RchiOBHm-V2, whole genome shotgun sequence DNA window includes the following coding sequences:
- the LOC112192915 gene encoding uncharacterized protein LOC112192915: protein MVEEFRVGKMVEDVRVEKMMVEDGRVDRMVKYDGVKEKVDEAKAFESSMMGEDDQDYDYDFCVGDIVWVKTKINTRWPARIHDPADASKYGGIESDQEDSASWVLWDGSCCLVPSIPTDFPSISSRFQGRARLEFSLKL from the coding sequence ATGGTTGAAGAATTTAGAGTTGGGAAGATGGTTGAGGATGTTAGAGTTGAGAAGATGATGGTTGAAGACGGTAGAGTTGACAGGATGGTTAAATATGATGGAGTTAAGGAGAAGGTGGATGAGGCCAAAGCATTCGAATCGAGTATGATGGGTGAAGATGATCaagattatgattatgatttttGTGTGGGTGATATTGTGTGGGTTAAAACCAAAATAAACACACGGTGGCCTGCTAGAATTCATGATCCTGCAGATGCATCAAAGTACGGAGGAATTGAAAGTGACCAAGAAGACTCTGCTAGTTGGGTACTTTGGGATGGGTCATGTTGCTTGGTGCCGTCGATACCAACTGATTTCCCCAGTATTTCGAGCAGATTTCAGGGCAGAGCAAGGCTAGAATTTTCATTAAAGCTGTAG
- the LOC112192913 gene encoding V-type proton ATPase subunit G, which yields MASASNRGQGGIQQLLAAEQEAQHIVNAARNAKLARLKQAKEEAEREIADYRAQMEREFQKKVAASSGDSGANVKRLEVETAEKINHLSTEGSRISGDVVQMLLKHVTTVRN from the exons ATGGCATCCGCATCGAACAGGGGGCAAGGTGGAATTCAACAGTTGCTTGCTGCAGAGCAAGAAGCTCAGCATATCGTCAATGCTGCTAGAAATG CTAAACTCGCTAGGCTGAAACAAGCCAAAGAAGAGGCGGAAAGGGAGATCGCTGATTACCGTGCCCAAATGGAGCGTGAATTCCAGAAGAAAGTTGCAGCG AGCAGTGGAGATTCTGGGGCTAATGTGAAGCGCCTTGAAGTGGAAACTGCGGAAAAGATCAATCACCTCTCGACAGAGGGCTCAAGGATATCAGGTGATGTTGTCCAGATGCTTCTGAAGCATGTGACGACAGtgagaaattaa
- the LOC112194181 gene encoding extensin-like: protein MAAELSKICFCITTLLFVTMASSANDTMPADNEIPFAASSPSPSPYPELPESGGDSSLSSDASEYSPPPPPPYTDALAAEIEAEQLNLSPDYSPSPAPYFTQYPSPPPYIEVEAPEVYELYTPTQAPAPEPSSVFGSDQLSDTEPGSPVSDMAPNPTVLSSNYRAEDETVEFDDEYYSSEQSKNRVTMVGFVLGAVCLVGLAGIVFNKKKYSKSKAEYDYELAKREDL, encoded by the coding sequence ATGGCAGCCGAGCTCTCCAAGATATGTTTCTGCATCACTACACTGCTCTTTGTTACAATGGCCTCATCGGCAAATGACACAATGCCTGCAGATAATGAGATTCCATTCGCTGcttcatctccatctccatctccttaTCCCGAGCTTCCTGAAAGCGGAGGAGATTCTTCGCTCTCTTCAGATGCATCGGAATattctccaccaccaccgccgccTTATACTGATGCTTTAGCAGCTGAAATAGAGGCAGAGCAGCTTAATCTCTCTCCAGACTACTCTCCTTCCCCTGCTCCTTACTTCACACAATacccttctcctcctccttacaTTGAAGTTGAGGCTCCTGAAGTCTATGAGCTTTACACTCCAACTCAAGCTCCAGCACCGGAACCATCTTCTGTGTTCGGATCCGATCAATTATCCGATACTGAGCCTGGTTCTCCTGTCTCTGACATGGCTCCTAATCCTACTGTATTGTCGTCCAACTACAGAGCAGAAGACGAGACTGTTGAATTTGACGATGAGTATTATAGTTCGGAGCAAAGTAAAAACAGGGTAACAATGGTTGGTTTTGTGCTTGGTGCTGTTTGCTTGGTTGGATTGGCGGGTATTGTGTTCAATAAGAAGAAATATAGCAAGTCCAAAGCAGAGTACGATTACGAATTGGCTAAGAGAGAAGATCTCTGA
- the LOC112194182 gene encoding proline-rich receptor-like protein kinase PERK2, whose product MASSTDEMPAVGEILFPTSPPSPYPEPSESSGYSLLSSDSSEHSPPPSPSYIDPLAAEIEAEQLNLSPDYSPSPAPYTSPPPYIEVEAPEIYEQAPAPEPSSVFGSGQSADTASGSPDMAPHPTVLPFDYRAEDESAEFEGEDYSSERSKNRITMVGFVIGAICLVALAGFLFNKKKKDNKPRSEDQYELTRREDV is encoded by the coding sequence ATGGCCTCGTCGACAGACGAAATGCCTGCAGTTGGTGAGATTCTATTCCCTActtcacctccttctccttatCCAGAGCCTTCCGAAAGTAGCGGATATTCTTTGCTCTCTTCAGATTCATCAGAACATTCTCCTCCACCATCACCATCTTATATTGACCCCTTAGCCGCTGAAATTGAAGCAGAGCAGCTTAATCTCTCTCCAGACTACTCTCCTTCGCCAGCTCCTTacacttctcctcctccttacaTTGAAGTTGAGGCTCCTGAAATCTATGAGCAAGCTCCAGCACCTGAACCGTCTTCTGTTTTTGGGTCGGGTCAGTCAGCAGATACTGCGTCTGGTTCTCCAGACATGGCTCCTCATCCTACTGTATTGCCATTCGACTACAGAGCAGAGGATGAGAGTGCTGAATTTGAAGGTGAAGATTATAGTTCGGAACGAAGCAAGAATCGTATTACGATGGTGGGATTTGTGATTGGTGCTATTTGCTTGGTGGCATTGGCTGGTTTTTTGtttaataagaagaagaaagacaataagccaagatcagAGGACCAGTACGAATTGACCAGGAGGGAGGACGTCTGA
- the LOC112195003 gene encoding aquaporin PIP2-1: MGRDIEVGGFAAKDYHDPPPTPLIDPEEFGKWSFYRAIIAEFIATLLFLYISVLTVIGYKSQSDTLKGGDQCGGVGILGIAWAFGGMIFVLVYCTAGISGGHINPAVTFGLFLARKVSLPRAVLYIVAQSLGAICGCGLVKSFQSALYTNYGGGANGLADGYSKGTGLAAEIIGTFVLVYTVFSATDPKRNARDSHVPVLAPLPIGFAVFMVHLATIPITGTGINPARSFGAAVIYNNEKAWDDHWIFWVGPFIGAAIAALYHQKILRAGAAKASGSFRSSSNI; the protein is encoded by the exons ATGGGCCGCGATATTGAAGTTGGAGGCTTTGCTGCCAAGGACTACCATGACCCACCGCCAACACCATTGATCGATCCGGAGGAGTTCGGAAAATGGTCCTTTTACAGAGCCATCATTGCAGAATTCATCGCTACACTTTTGTTCCTGTATATCAGTGTGCTCACTGTGATTGGATACAAGAGCCAGAGTGACACTCTCAAAGGTGGAGACCAATGTGGTGGTGTTGGCATTCTTGGCATTGCTTGGGCCTTTGGTGGCATGATCTTTGTCCTTGTTTACTGCACTGCTGGAATCTCTG GAGGGCACATAAACCCTGCTGTGACATTTGGGCTGTTTTTGGCTAGGAAGGTGTCATTACCCAGAGCTGTATTGTATATTGTGGCTCAATCCTTGGGAGCAATATGTGGGTGTGGGCTTGTGAAATCATTCCAGAGTGCTTTGTACACcaactatggtggtggagctaATGGGCTAGCTGATGGGTACAGCAAAGGCACTGGATTGGCTGCTGAGATTATTGGCACCTTTGTTCTTGTCTACACTGTCTTCTCTGCCACTGATCCCAAGAGAAATGCAAGGGATTCCCATGTCCCA GTATTGGCACCACTACCAATTGGGTTTGCTGTGTTCATGGTTCACCTTGCCACAATCCCAATCACTGGCACAGGGATCAACCCGGCTCGAAGTTTCGGAGCTGCAGTGATATACAACAATGAGAAGGCTTGGGATGACCAT TGGATCTTCTGGGTTGGACCCTTCATTGGTGCAGCCATTGCCGCTTTGTATCACCAAAAGATATTGAGAGCAGGAGCTGCTAAGGCTTCGGGTTCTTTTAGGAGCTCTTCCAACATATAA